A segment of the Rhodospirillales bacterium genome:
GGCGTGCTGCTCCAGGGGGTGCCCCGAGCCGTAGAAGCCGAGCACCGCGAACTCGCGGGTGAGCATCTCGGAACGATCCCAGGCCTCGACCTCGGGCAGCACCCACAATTCCTGCGACGACGTGTCGTCGCCGAACAGGCTTGACTGCGAGAGACGTTCCTCCGTCGCCGCCTCCTGCCCGCAACGAGCCGCCATCTGGGCTGCGGCATGGGCCACCGCGCGGGCCTGGTCCTGCGCCATGCCGGTGAGGAGCCGGTCGAGCGCCCCCCCTTCGGCCAGATTCTCGAAGTGCTCCTTGTTGAGGTCGGCCTTCCGCGACCGGCGGGCCAGGTCCCAGAGATCGGCGAACGGACCGGCCCGGTCCCGCTCGTTCACGACCACGTCCATGGCGGCATTGCCGACCCCGCGGAGCGTACCCAGGCCGCAGCGCACGGCCGGCTGATTCCCGTTCATCGCCTCGACCGTGAACTCGGTCCGCGACCGGTTGATGTCGGGCGGCAGCAGGCTGATCCCGCGGCCCGTGATCTCGTCGTGGAACAGGTTGAGCTTGTCGCGGTTGCCGGATTCGATCGTCATCATCGCGGCGAAGAAGTCGGCCGGGTGGTGCGCTTTGAGGTAGGCCGTGCGGTAGCTGATCAGCGCGTAGGCGACCGCGTGGCTTTTGTTGAATCCGTACCCGGCGAACTTCTCGAGATCGGCAAAGATGTCGACCGCCACCTCGCGAGGCACTCGGTTCTGCACGGAACGGTCCACGAAATCAGCCTCGAGCGCCTGCATTTCCGACTTGATCTTCTTGCCCATGGCGCGCCGCAGGATGTCGGCCTCGCCCAGAGAGAAGCCGGCGAGTACCTGGGCGGTCTCCATGACCTGCTCCTGATAGACCCAGATGCCGGAGGTCTCTTCCAGGATGTCCCGCAGCTTCTCGTGCGGATAGGCGATTGCTTCGCGCCCGCGCCGCCGCTCGATGAAGCTGGGAATGTTGTCCATGGGACCCGGCCGGTACAGCGCCAGGATCGCCACCAGATCCTCGATCCGGTTGGGCTGCAGGCGCCGCAGCACCTCCCGCATCATCGGGCTCTCCAGCTGGAAGATCCCGCCCGTCTCGCCGCTCGTGAGCAGCGCGTAGGTCGCCTTGTCATCGAGCGGCAGTGCCTCGAGATCGAGCTCGGTGCCGCGCTCCCTGAGCAGGCGGACGGCGAGATCCATCGACGTCAGGGTCTTCAGGCCGAGGAAGTCGAACTTCACGAGCCCGGCCTGCTCGACGCGTTTCATGTCGTACTGGGTGGCGGCGATCTCCGAGCGGGGGTCGCGGTACAGCGGCACCAGTTCCTCGATCGGCCGGTCGCCGATCACCAGGCCCGCGGCGTGCGTCGACACGTTGCGGTTGAGGCCCTCCAGCGAGAGCGCGATCTCGAACAGCCGCTCGACGTCGCCGTCGGTCGCCCGCGCCTCCTGCAACCCCGGCTCGGACTGCAGCGCCTCGCTCAGGCTGATGGGATTGGCGGGGTTCTCCGGCACCTGTTTGGCGAGCTCGTCGACCTTGCTGTACGAGAGCCCGAGGGTCCGGCCCACGTCGCGAACCACCGCCCGCGCCTTGAGCGAACCGAAAGTGATGATTTGGGCGACCCGGTCGTCCCCGTACAGCTCCCGCACGTGAGCGATGACTTCCTCGCGGCGCTGCTGGCAGAAATCCAGGTCGAAGTCGGGCATGGAGACCCGCTCGGGATTGAGGAAGCGCTCGAACAGCAGGCCGAACCGAAGCGGATCCACGTCAGTGATCCCGAGCGCCCATGCAACCACGGAGCCGGCGCCCGAACCGCGGCCCGGCCCGACCGGAATCCCCTGCTCCCGGGACCAGTTCATGACCTCGCCCACGATCAGGAAGTACCCGTCGTAGCCGGTCTCGCGGATGATCTCGAGCTCGCGTTGCAGCCGGTCCGCGTAGCGCCCCCCCTGCTCCCGACGCTGGCCATCCGTCATGCCCGCCGTGAACACGTGCCGGTCGAGCCGCTCTTCGAGCCCCCGCTCCGCCCGTTCCGCCAGCACCTCCGCATCGGACCGGCCGCCGGTGTCCGGAACCCTAGGCAGGATCGGCATTCGCGCCTCCAGCACGTGCGAGCAGCGCCGCGCGATGACCGCCGTATTGGCCAAGGCCTCGGGCAGGTCCGCGAACAGCTCCGCCATTGCCGCCTGGGACCGGAAACAATGGTTCGGCGTGAGCTGGACGCGCCGGTCGTCGAGGATGGTCGTCGAATCCCGGATGCAGAGCAGACATTCGTGCGCGGCGTGCATCTCCGGGCCGGAGAAATAGACGTCGTTGGTGGCCACGATCGGGATGTCGCGCGCATGGGCAAGGCGCAGGAATTCCGGCTCCAGGGACGCGTCGGTATCCGTGCCGTGGCGATGCAGCTCCATGTACAGCCGATCCGCGAACACCGACTGCAGGCGCGCAAGCAGGGTGTAGGCGGATTCCGCCCTGCCGGTCGCCAGCAGCTGTCCGAGGGGTCCCGGGGCAGCACCGGTCAGCGCGATCACGCCGTCGGCGTGGTCGGCCAGGTGCCCCAGGGTCACGACCGGCGTTCCCGGGCTGCTTCCCTCCAGGTACATCTGCGAGACCAGCCGCTTGAGGCCGTGCCAGCCGGTCTCGGTGGCCGCAAGCAGCACGATCGGCGCGCGCGGCCATTGCAGCGAATTCGCGAGATGAACGTCTTCGTCCGGGGCGAGTTCGACCAGAGCGCCGGGAATAGGCTGAATCCCGGCCCGGCTTGCCGCAAGCGCAAACTCGAGCGCGCCGAACAGGTTGGAATGGTCCGTGAGGGCCAGCGCAGGCATCGCATCGCCGGCGGCGAGCTTCACGAGATCGGGGATCTGAATGGCCCCTTCGGCCAGCGAGTAGGCGGACCGGACCCTGAGATGGATGAACGGAGCAGCGCTCATTGCTGTCCCTCGACCGGGTCCGGCACGCCCGCGGCCGGCGAGACCAACGGCCGCTGGGGCGTCCATGGATGCAGGTGACCCGATTCCAGGCGTACGCCGCGGTGCATCCGGCGCGCCACTTCGGGATTGTGGGTCGCCAGCAAGGCCGCCAAGCCGGTGGCCCGAACAAGCTCGACCAGCATGTCGGTGACGTCCGCCGCGGTCCCGGTATCGAGGTTGCCGGTCGGCTCGTCGGCGAGCAGGAGCTTCGGCCGGTTGGCGATCGCACGGGCAATGGCTACCCGTTGCTGTTCGCCGCCGGACAGTGCTGCCGGCCGGTGGGAACCGCGCGCGGCGAGCCCCACGCGATCGAGCAGTTCGGTGGCACGGCCCTGCGCCGCCCGCGGGTCGTGCCCGGCCAGCCGCAGCGGCACCATGATGTTCTCGAGCGCCGAGAATTCGGGCATCAGGTGATGGTTCTGGTACACGAAGCCGAGGTGGGTCCGGCGCAGGCGCGTCCGCGTGCCGTCGCGCCCGGCTCGCACCACCTGTCCCGCGAGCGCCACTTCGCCAACGCTCGGGGTCTCCAACAGCCCGGCGATGTGAAGGAGCGTCGACTTGCCGGCGCCGCTCGGGCCCACCAGCGCCACGGTTTCCCCGGCTTCCAGAACAAGGTCCACGCCGGCGAGCACCGGAACCTCAGCGCGCCCCTGCCAATACGAATGCGACACCCGACTGAGCCTCAGCACCGGCTCAGCCATACCGGAGCACCTCCGCCGGATCGATCCGCGAGGCCCGCCAGGCCGGGTAGATCGTGGCCATGAGCGCCAGCGCCAGCGCGAATGCCAGGACGCCGATCACCT
Coding sequences within it:
- the dnaE gene encoding DNA polymerase III subunit alpha; the protein is MSAAPFIHLRVRSAYSLAEGAIQIPDLVKLAAGDAMPALALTDHSNLFGALEFALAASRAGIQPIPGALVELAPDEDVHLANSLQWPRAPIVLLAATETGWHGLKRLVSQMYLEGSSPGTPVVTLGHLADHADGVIALTGAAPGPLGQLLATGRAESAYTLLARLQSVFADRLYMELHRHGTDTDASLEPEFLRLAHARDIPIVATNDVYFSGPEMHAAHECLLCIRDSTTILDDRRVQLTPNHCFRSQAAMAELFADLPEALANTAVIARRCSHVLEARMPILPRVPDTGGRSDAEVLAERAERGLEERLDRHVFTAGMTDGQRREQGGRYADRLQRELEIIRETGYDGYFLIVGEVMNWSREQGIPVGPGRGSGAGSVVAWALGITDVDPLRFGLLFERFLNPERVSMPDFDLDFCQQRREEVIAHVRELYGDDRVAQIITFGSLKARAVVRDVGRTLGLSYSKVDELAKQVPENPANPISLSEALQSEPGLQEARATDGDVERLFEIALSLEGLNRNVSTHAAGLVIGDRPIEELVPLYRDPRSEIAATQYDMKRVEQAGLVKFDFLGLKTLTSMDLAVRLLRERGTELDLEALPLDDKATYALLTSGETGGIFQLESPMMREVLRRLQPNRIEDLVAILALYRPGPMDNIPSFIERRRGREAIAYPHEKLRDILEETSGIWVYQEQVMETAQVLAGFSLGEADILRRAMGKKIKSEMQALEADFVDRSVQNRVPREVAVDIFADLEKFAGYGFNKSHAVAYALISYRTAYLKAHHPADFFAAMMTIESGNRDKLNLFHDEITGRGISLLPPDINRSRTEFTVEAMNGNQPAVRCGLGTLRGVGNAAMDVVVNERDRAGPFADLWDLARRSRKADLNKEHFENLAEGGALDRLLTGMAQDQARAVAHAAAQMAARCGQEAATEERLSQSSLFGDDTSSQELWVLPEVEAWDRSEMLTREFAVLGFYGSGHPLEQHAQQLAAMHAVPLGEAGRQEAGTAFRVAGVVAQVKERVSQQKRRFARVRLSDATGAEEVMVFPETLVRYRNVLREGTLLLVEVTREADSSRADSLIAHDFALLEDGGLERELPPGWKIWTDDTFDIAALFDLFETARPGNGRVEVVFPLDGDLEADMNLGVSVRLGRSLRLAVERLSGVTGVEELTDQEGLSHTV
- a CDS encoding ABC transporter ATP-binding protein, giving the protein MAEPVLRLSRVSHSYWQGRAEVPVLAGVDLVLEAGETVALVGPSGAGKSTLLHIAGLLETPSVGEVALAGQVVRAGRDGTRTRLRRTHLGFVYQNHHLMPEFSALENIMVPLRLAGHDPRAAQGRATELLDRVGLAARGSHRPAALSGGEQQRVAIARAIANRPKLLLADEPTGNLDTGTAADVTDMLVELVRATGLAALLATHNPEVARRMHRGVRLESGHLHPWTPQRPLVSPAAGVPDPVEGQQ